Part of the Candidatus Neomarinimicrobiota bacterium genome is shown below.
AGCTCTTCTCTGTTAATGGGGTCGCGATAGACAGCATAAAGACTTCCGCCAAGCCGCAGACCATGACCGGTAGCGCACCGTGGGCGAACGGGTACGGCTATGAGCTTACATTCGAATACGAAATCCCTGACTTGCCGAGCGGCGTGTACGAATGGGAAGGCAATATCACATTCATCGTGAAATCAAATCAAAACGAAGTGGACGCCGTTGTAGTCTATCCCAGCAACACACTCAATGCGTACACCACCAGTGGCGGCAAATCTCTCTACAAACCTGAAGGGGAGCAAGCCGTGATGGTCTCTTTCCAGCGACCCATGAATGCTTCGGATGACTATCACCGAGCTTTCTTTGAATGGCTGAGTGATCAGAGTCAGTATCATATCGGATATCTGTGCGACATGGATATGGACGACTACAGCGAACTTGAGAGATCGAGGCTGCTCGTCATCACGGGACACAGCGAGTACTGGACAAGAAAGGCAAGGGAGAACTTTGACAGATTTGTTGATTCGGGCAATGACGCCATCGTGCTGTCGGGCAATACCATGTGGTGGCAGGTACGTTACAACGATGAGAGGAATCAGCTAATCTGTTACAAAGAAGAATCGGATGACCCCACAAGCGACAGTGAGCTGAAGACAATCAGGTGGGCAGACAGTCAATTGAACTACTCCATTGTGAACAGCATAGGAGCCGATTTTGATCACGGAGGCTACGGAAACAGGGAAGACGATGGTTGGGACGGTTACAGGATTGTCGCTGAAGAATCGCCTCTGCTGGAAGGGTTGGCACTTGAGCGGGGAGACTTGATCGTCCTGCCGACAAACGAGTATGACGGCGCCCCTGTCATGTCGTTTGATGAGAGCGGATTTCCGGTACTGTCGCAAGATTCGAAAGGCTCCCATCGCACGGGGCTTATCGGGTTTGATCTCACCGTCAACCGATACGGACGCGAAGGTGTCGGGACCTTTATTGTTTTCCAGGAGGCGGAGACGTCCGGAATTGTCATAAACGCCGCCAGCATGAACTGGTGCGGCGAAGCGGGGATAGCAGGACAGGACGGCGACAAGATTCAGAGAATCACACTCAACATGTTCGACAAGCTGCTGGTTGGTTCGGAGCTGTTTGGTGGGAATTAAATCACTGCAACGACGACGTCCTAATCAGCTCCCATGAGCAAGCCCCAGTAGGAATAGAATAGAATAAGCGACGTTACGGTCAGACAGCAGGTGCCGAGACCGGAAAGCTTGCGCGACTGTTGAAAGTTTTCTGTTCTTTTGGCCTTATACAGGTTTTTAAAGTCGACAGTTTCACCTCTTTTTTTAGCTTCCCGCTTGCACAGAATTGACCTGATCCAGAACTGAGGGATTTCTTTTATGGTGAGGGCGTTCAACCCGTTACTCCGCGCTTTAATCAAGACAGGGTGTTCGCAAGCTGCAGGTAGTTCTTCAGCTAGTTCCTCCTGGGCGGAAGTGATTGTGAAGATGGATAGAATTGCGAGGAGTACGAACTTCATGAGGTATTGTTACCAGCCTACCACTGCACCGAATCTTATAAATGGTTTTGTCAGATCAATAGCCCCCGAGATTCCGCTGCCACTGTCGCTTTTCCATTTACCGCCGTCAAATTTTGCTCTCAAGTAACCGATATTACCTTCAACCGCCAGGAAGGACATGAGGTACATCCTGACACCAACCCATGAGTAGAGACCGAATGCACTGTTCTTGAAGCCTGCCTCGGCAGTGGTGGAGAGGCCAAACTTTGATGTTTTCGTAGTGATGTCTTTTTGCAGGAATTCCGCTTTGCCCAGTACGGGTGCCACCCCGAAGTTGGCTTCGAACAGTTTGAAGAAAGTAAAGAATGCCTCTGCTGAGATCCCCCGTAAAGCCATCGGTAGGACGAAGTTATCGGAAGACTTATTTGGCAGTATGTAACTCGAAACCTTCAGATAGCCGATACGAAAGGAGGGATAAACCTGAACCGAGATGCTGTAGTTCAGCGGCATCCAGAATGAACTGATGGCCGTCAGGTCCGAATCGGCAATGGCTGTATTGAAATTTGAGGGATCGGGAAAACTGACGCCTACACCTAGACCGGCATTATATTTGAACTGCGCGCATAATGGCGTTGACAACAGGATGGTAACCGCCAATAGAAGCATATAGGCACGCAAATTACTGGATCTGTTCATTGATTGTCCGGTCATATCGATGACGAGACGCTCCGATTCAGGTTCCGCAAAGACTATTATTGTTTTGCTGCATACGAATGAAAAGCGATGAGGATTTACCTACTTCGTAACGCTTAGTCTGTCTAAATTAAATTTCACATCGGTCAAAACCAAATGAAGTTCTGTTTACTACTGTTTGTTCTAAAGTTCACCCTGGCGGCGGCACCACTGCGGCATGAGATTGTATTCATCGGTGGCGAATTGGCTGTCGGCCGCGTGTCGGAAATCGGGGAAGATACACTGCGCTTTCAATCGCGCGGCAGTGATGAAGAACAAGATATCCTGCTTGATAGCGTCCTCTACGTGCATAACAACGCTGGAAAACTTTTCTATGTCTCCAAAAAGTTAAGGAAATTTGTTAACAGGGCGACAGGCAGAGGTGGGGTCATCACCACCGTAGATGGTGATGAGTTTCCATATACCCGTCTCGATGAAGAACTGTTTATGTACACGCCGAAACTTGTCTATTTTGCTTCCGACACGAGCCTCCGGCAGACGGTGAATCTGGAAAAGATCCACAAGGTCAGGATCGATCATACCCTTTCGGAATATGCGGTCAAAAAGGGTGCCCTTGCCGGTACCGGTCTGACGGTACTGCGTTTTCTGCTCAACTTCAAGGCGCTGAAGGAATTCTTTAATTTCAGTAAAGTGTTCAACACTGCCTGGGGTCTCTATCCGGACCTTGTGACTCACACGCCGGTCATCAGCATCGGCTGGCTGGTGTATGACTACTTCAAGGGAGAAAGGGAGCTGATACTCAATCCTACCGAGTCGTTCCGGGTAACGCTGAAAGAGTGACCAAAACTAACCTCAGCGGGCTTTCCAGGGAGGAACTGGTCACTTTCTGCACCTCGCTGGAAGAATCTAACTACCGCGCCGGCCAGATCTTCAGCTGGATTCACGCTAAACTGGTGTCATCTTTCGCTGAAATGACTGATCTGTCGATCTCTTGCCGTGCCAGATTGGAGGAAGTGGCCGTGCTGGAGAACCTCACTCTAATCTCTATCCAGGATTCCACCCAGACATCGGCGCGCAAGTTTCTCTTCGAACTGTTTGACGGCGCCCGTATTGAATCGGTATACCTGCCCGACAGCGGCCGTCACACTGTCTGTCTTTCGTCACAGGTGGGGTGCCCCCTCGATTGCAGCTTCTGTGCCACTGGAAAGATGGGATTCATTCGCAACCTCACCGCGGCAGAGATTATGGCACAGCTCATTTGCATTCAGAAAGAGGTGGATGAGCGAATTTCAAACGTCGTCTTCATGGGAATGGGCGAGCCGTTGCTGAACTACGATGCAGTCGTGAAGGCTGCCTCTCTTATCAATGATAAGAACGGATTTGCTATTGGTGCAAGGAAGATTATCATCTCCACCGCCGGCATCGTCAGCAATATTGTCCGCTTTGCCGATGAGGGTCATCGTTTCGGACTCGCCTTCAGCCTCAACGCCACTGGTGAAGCATCCCGTTCGGCTGTTATGCCCATAACGAAAAAGTATACCCTCGCTGACTGCCTGGATGCCCTCAGTTACTACAGCAAGAAATTGCGCCGCCAGGTGACGCTGGAATATATCCTCATGAACGGCGTCAACGATTCAGACGAGGATGCCCGACGATTAAGTT
Proteins encoded:
- the rlmN gene encoding 23S rRNA (adenine(2503)-C(2))-methyltransferase RlmN, translating into MTKTNLSGLSREELVTFCTSLEESNYRAGQIFSWIHAKLVSSFAEMTDLSISCRARLEEVAVLENLTLISIQDSTQTSARKFLFELFDGARIESVYLPDSGRHTVCLSSQVGCPLDCSFCATGKMGFIRNLTAAEIMAQLICIQKEVDERISNVVFMGMGEPLLNYDAVVKAASLINDKNGFAIGARKIIISTAGIVSNIVRFADEGHRFGLAFSLNATGEASRSAVMPITKKYTLADCLDALSYYSKKLRRQVTLEYILMNGVNDSDEDARRLSSFTRRLKCKLNIIPYNPIPGDAAKRPTKEELNTFVKKLLPSKSIVTVRWSQGSDISAACGQLYSQIKRGTARKQMEETSAAS